AGTGTTGCTCAAAAGGCAACCAGCAGAGGGCATGGTCAACCCAGCGACGCATCTTCCGCACCCGCCAGCGCGCCCAGGCCCAAATTTGCGGCGGCCCGTAGAAAAAGACGGGAATCCCCCGGCTTTTGGCGGCCCTAGCCAAATGCCAGTTGAATCCAGGATAGTCGATAAGCACGACCGCGTCCGGCCGATGGTGCTCCATTTCTGCAATGGCCTGGCGATAGAAGCGGTAAAAATGATGGAGCTGAACTATCGGGCGCAGGAATCCCATCACGGCATGGGAGGTCAGATCAGCGAGAAGGTGGCACCCGGCCTGGGCCATCCGTGCTCCGCCGAAGCCCACGAGAGTAATTTCAGAAAGTCTAAGGCGGAGCGCTGTGATGAGGGCCGCGCCGTGCTGGTCGCCGCTTGGTTCCCCCGCTGAGAAAAAAATTCTGTGCGTCATGGACGCCTCCTTGCCGCTTCATTTCCGATTTGGCCGCATTCTCACGCAGGGAGCAAATCCATGGTGCGTCAAATCGGGCGGGGCCTAAATTTTCCCGCACATCGCCGAATGGGTGCATCACCTTTAACACCGGGACCGGTCGGCCCCACCAACCTGAGGCGTCACGCCGGAAACGCTGGCTGAATTGCGGGGTGCCGGAACCGCCTTCTGGACATGCGCGAACACCTCTCCCGCGTGATAACTGGACCGCACAAATGGACCGCTGTAAACCTCCTTGAAGCCGATGCGCCGTGCCATTTCCGCCAGGTGATCGAATTCCTCGGGATGGTAATATCGGACCACGGGAAGATTCTGAGGGGTGGGCTGGAGATACTGGCCTACAGTGAGGATATCCACGCCCACCGCTACCAGATCGGCGAAAGTGTCGAGAAGTTCCTGGTAGGTCTCTCCCAGGCCCACCATCAAGCCCGACTTGGTACACAGGCCGGGGAATTCCCGCTTGAGACGCCGGAACATTTCGAGCGTCCAGCGGTAATTGGCCTTGCGTCCGCGAACTGTGGCGTAAAGCCGGGGGACGGTCTCGGTGTTGTGATTGTAAACATCCGGCCTGGCCGCCGCGACGGTTGCTACAGACTCCCACCGCCCATGAAAGTCAGAGGGCAAAACTTCGATTGTCGCCTGGGTGACGGCACGCACGGCCTCGATCGTCCGCACAAAATGGGCGGCGCCACCATCCGGGAGATCATCCCGGGTGACGCAGGTGATGACGACATGTTTGAGTCCCAGAGTGGCAGCGGCCTGGGCGACGCGGTGGGGTTCCGTAGGATCGAGCGGTTGCGTTTTTCCTTTTTTCACCGCACAGAATCCGCACCGCCGCGTGCAGACTTCGCCCATGATCATGAACGTCGCGGTGCGCCGGGCGTAGCACTCCATCCGATTGGGGCATTTGGCATGCTCACACACCGTGACCAGGCCCAGCGTTTCCACCAGTCGGGCGGTGAAATGATTGCCGTTGCCCTTGGGAACGTGACGCTTCAGCCAGCGAGGCAAACCGCGACGGCTGAGGTTTGCCGCCTCCTCGCAAGATTCACTGGTCACAATAGGGAGCTGAATGGATGTCACTGCGTGGATTGACTCCCGATCATTTTTTCAGCAGGTCGAGCAGACTCTGGCCGGGGCTACTTCCCAGACCACCCTTGAGCGGCTTGGGCGGCTTCTGCTTCTTGGGTGGCGGTGGCGGAGCGGCAGGTTCGGCGGTCTGCGTACTGGTCTCGGCGCTTTCCGGTTGTGGCGTGGGCTCCGGCTCTTTCATTTTCATCGCCGCCCGGATGGACAGGCTGATCTTTTTCTCCTGCGGATCAAAAGCCAGCACCACAACATCCACCTCGTCCCCCTCTTTGACCACGTCCCTTACCCGGGACACACGCTTGGTGGAAAGCTCCGAAATGTGCACGAGTCCTTCCACCCCCGGTTCCAGCTCCACAAAAGCGCCGAAATCCATAATCCGCGTGACGCGGCCTTTCCAGAGCGATTGCGGGACGTATTTCTTGTCCGCGTCCTCCCAAGGGTTGTAGAGCAGATCGCGGTAGCCCAGGCTGATCCGCTGGTTTTCGCGATCGACTTTGTCGATGCGGACCTTGATGGTCTGGCCTTCGCGGAGGACCTCACTGGGATGCTTGATCCGTCCCCAGGCGATCTGGCTGATGTGCAGCAACCCATCCACGCCCCCGAGATCGACAAAAGCCCCAAACTCCGTAAGTCGCCGCACGACACCGTCGCGGATCTGGCCTGGCGTCAGTGAATCCCACAATAGTCGCTGGGCTTGTTCCCGCTCCCGTTCCAGCACAGCGCGACGGCTGAGCACCAGATTTTTGCGTTGCGGGTCCGCTTCCAGTACCACGCAGGTAAACGACTGGCCAACATATTCTTCCGGCTTTTCCACGCGGAAGATGTCAATCTGGCTGATGGGAATGAATCCGCGAATGCGATTGACCTCGCATTCCAGTCCGCCCTGATTGACGCCCGTCACCCGCGCTTCCACGAGCATGCCCTCGCTCAGGTCGGCCCAGTCGGCAACATCGGCCGCGGCAGCCGGCAGGACGAGTTCATAGACCCCCTCTTCGGGCACGAAGCGAACGACGCGGACTTCCACGGACTGCCCAACTTGAGGCGGTTCGCGGAACAACTTGAGCGGCACAATCCCCTGTTCGCGGAGGCCCAACTCCACAAACACATTCTCGCCGCGCACGGCCAGCACTTTCCCCACGTGGCGGGACTCCGGCTCAAGCTGGCCCACCTTCACCTTGCTGGCGGTTTCGGTAATGAGCTGTTCCACCGCGACATCGCCGAGGGCTTCGGCAAATTCCTTTTCCAGATCAGGCGGCAATCCTGCCCGGCGGTTGAACAGGTCCTGGACTGCCTCCCGCGTGAGAATCTGCGCCGAGTCCCGCACCTGCTGCCGGAGTTGGTCGATCTCACTGGCGAGGATTTTTTCGGGACGCTCTTCTTCCGCTTCATCCTCGGGGAAATCCGGCAGGGCTGAAAAGACGCGTGCTGGTCTCTCCTCGGTTGCGGTGAGCTTTCCGCCCGGGGACTGATCAGATGGCGTGAACGTCCCGGTCTTGGCATTGCCAGATGCGGCAACGTCCGCCTCTCGAGACGGCACGCCAAGGCCTTGCAGCGGCTCCGAGATCGCCGCGGCATCGCGGACGACATCGGCGTTAGCGACCGCATCGCCAGCCAGTACCTGTTCCTGGGCTGGTTGCGGGCTGCTTTCTGGTGAACTCTTCTCCCCGGCTGACGCACCTGCGGGTGGTCCCGTCAGACGGCCAGGGCGAGTGGTTTCTGGGAGGGACGGTCGCGGCCGTGCCGGGGTCACGGGCTTGCCAGGCCGCGGACGATAGGCAGCCGGGTCCCGTTGCGAGCCAATGAGAATCCGCGGACGATTCGAAGACGCCGTGTTTTCCCCCGACGATGCACCGCTAGTGGTGGCCTGATCGGTAGCAGCCGTTTCCGTCGAGCTTTCGGACGGGGGCTGATTCCCCTGGTCACCACCTGGCGCGTCGTGTTTCCGTGAATCACCCAAACCGTCACCAGAATGGGGGAGAGGGTCGTGCGGATCGTAACTCATGGAAATTGCTCGGAACTGCCAGCGTCAAACAACACGCGTCCTACGCCGACCAAAGGCCGGTTTGTAACCTATGCTCTTATTGTACGGCTAAAAGAAAGCTCACTCCAGGTGTGATGTGGCGGAACGGCTTTCCCGACGCTGGAGCAGCCTGGATGCTGGGGCAGTCTCGCAAAAAACGCGGAGACAAGGACGCCAAGTTGAGCGGACCAGGAAGAATAAACGAGGGTACGGTAGATCCCCCCTGAAGGGGTTGTTGCCATCTTGGTCGGCACGAGCGGCCCCAAACTTGAAAAAATCTTTGCGTCAGATTGTCTTTCTACAACAAAACTTGCGCCAGAAGGCGTTAAATTTTGCCAGGTTGAGCGTTTGCATCCCGCGAATTACAGCCCAAAATTGAGTAGGGACGTGTCCCGGCCATCCTGTGCGCCGGAGCTGGTAGTCGTCCACGATGACGGTGTCCATTTCGTAGATGAGCATTAAGCAAGAGGGAATGAAGATCAGACTCCGAGGGGAGATCCCAGAGTCTTCCGATTTGTTCGCACGAGGTGAAAGAATGAATGCCGCGATTTATCTGACACGGCGTTTGGTTCCCGTGATCACGGCGGTGGGCCTTGCCTGGGCGGGATTTTCCGTAGGTTTCGGTCAGGTCGTTACAAGCTCGGCAGTCATTTCGCCCTGCGAAGGAACAAGCTACCGGCTCGTCTATCAGACCGTGTACGAGCCGGTCCAGGTCACTTCCTATCGCCTGGAATGCGAAACGCAGTATGAACAGCGTAAGGTGGTGACCTATAAACCGGTTTGGGAGACGGAATACCGCGAGCGGCGTTACACGGTCAGTCGGCCGGTGGCGGAAACCAGCGTTCGCGAGGAACGGGTCACGGTCTATAAGCCCGTATGGGAGACAGAGTATCGCGACGAGAGCTACAACGTCATCCGTTACGTGCAGGAGACGGCGGAGCGGGAAGAGCGGGTGAAGGTCCTCAAACCCGTTTGGGAAACCCAGGAAAGGGAAGAATGTTACACCGTGATGCAACCGGTCCGCCAGATCGTGTATCGCACCCAGTACCGCACGGTCATGGAGCCGGTGGTCACCTACAGGACGCAGTACGTGGACCAGGGGCAATATGTGGACCAGCTCGTCCTGAAACCGGGGTTGTTCGCGAATCGGTTGACCTGGCAGGCCGGTCAGCCAGTGGTGGACCCCGTGACCGGCGCTGTCACCTGGCAGCCCGGCGGACTGTACTGGGTGCCCAACAATCGCGGTCGGTACGAATTCCGCAAGGTATGGCAACCCAACATCGTGGCCCAGGTGGTCCCCGAGACGCAGTACGTGGCCAAGGTGGTGACGGAGCAGGTTCCGGTGGAAGTGGTGACTTATCAGCCTCAGGAAGTCCGGCGAAAGGTGCCCGTCCAGGTCTGCCGCATGGTTGAGGAAGAGCAGATCCGCAAGATTCCGATCACTGTGATGCGGCCGGTGGTGGAGCGGGTGGAAAAGAAAGTCCCCGTCCAGGTCTGTCGCATGGTGGCGGAGGAACAGGTTCGTCAGATCCCCGTCACCACGTACAAATGGGTGACGGAAGAACGTGTCGAACAGATACCGGTGCAGGTGTGTCGCATGGTCGCGGAAGAGCAAACGGTCACGGTTCCCCGCACGGTGCAGAAATATGTGCCGGTGACCTACACGTGCTACCGCCCGCGGACGGTCGTTTGCCGGGTGCCGGTGGATCCCTGCCTGGTCCCGGTGGATCTTTGCCCGGTGCCGAGCACAACAGTCGCGCCGAGCACGACCGTTCCCTCTCAGCCGACACCGGCGCCGAGTACTTCCGGCCAATCCCCAAGCCCGGCCGACCAGCAGCCGACGCTCCCTCGTGAGACGCAGCGTGCGCCGGAAAAGCCCGTTCCTGGCCCCGCTCCGCTGGAAAACGGAGGGGCGGGTTCGGGCACGCCGTCACAGCCGGGAAGCGGTGCCCCGCCTGCTGCACCGCCTCAGCCGCCGGCTCCTACCCCCTCAGCTAGCGGCAGCACGACGTGACAGGTAGCCGATAACGCCACTTGCCCCCGGCTTATCATTCCTTTTCCTCGGCCGCTGGAAAGGGACACGGACCTGGGTGAAGCGGCACGGGAGTCGGACTCATTCCGGAGGGACGTACTTTGTCACGTCCGCTTTGTCGGAGGGACCTGCTTGTCAGGTCCGCCGTTTAAGATTCGAGCCTCCACCGCGTTTCACCGGGGACTGAAGTCCCTCGCCGAAAGCGGGGCTAAAGCCCCGCACTCCATATGTGGAGCCGGGGACGACAAGCGTGCCCCTCCGAAGGCTTTCTCAGAGCGAGCTGCGTCTCAGCTCCACATTCCAACCTTTGGCGACTGCACTTCACCGACCGGGCACCGCGTGCTCGGCTCAGTTGCGAGTTAAACGGTAGGGGCAATTCATGAATGGCCCCTACCACACTGTGACACACGTTGAAATTGCCGGACGAGCAGTCGTCCGTCCCTTTTCACGGCACCAGTTCCAATGTTGCCCAGAGGCTGGGGTCTTCATCGTAGGGCAGCGGCCTGCCAGCCGTAAACACGAATTCGCGATCACGGGCCAGATCGCACACCGCATAGTTGAACCCCAAACGGGGATATTCGCGCGGATCGTAGCCTGTCAGGGCATCTTTCAAAAAGAGCATGTCCACGCAATAGCCGTCCGTGTATTCCCGGACGAGAGACTTCAAGCTTCTCGGGGGCGGCGGACTCGGAGCCTCTTTTGCCCGAGGAATACCCACCCACGCCATCTTCGCCTCAAGGGCCTGGTTGCTCGCCACGTTGGCCAGCAACACAAAACGGTGGCAGTACCGTGTGGCACGGTGGACATCGTGGACCGCGCGGGTGTCGATCCACACGTGGATCCACTGGGCGGCATGAACCATCCGCTTTGCCCGGGGACCTATCTGAAGGTCAAAAATGTGGAACCGCAATGCCAATCCGTCCTCATTCCAGCCCGCACGAACTTCCAACGGGGGAGTTGTCCCTTCCAGCCCTGCCAGGTTGGGCAAGCGATAGGATTCATCCAAATTCGCGCCATCCCGGTCCCACAGGGTCGCGCAATGACGGCAGGGCACCGCGAATTGAAACAGCGCCCGGGAAGGAATGGAAAGCAAAGCACGTTTATCACTGGCCATGGTGATGGTTCCTCATCAGGTGATGGCCTCTTTCTTCTGGTGAATCCTCTCGGGTTGGCATGTGTCAATGGTGACACGATTCTTTCATCGGGAGCGACACGGCGACACCGTCATTCCATGAATTCCGCGATGAAGGCATCGGCGGCTTCGCGGAAGAATTTGCCGAGCGCCGATGCATTGGTCAGTTTAGTTCCGGTGAAAAAGAATCGGATTCGATCCTCTCCGGGACGGGTGCCGTCGATTTTCACTTCGTACCAGAGAGTGCGCAACCTGCCGAGGGGAAACCGATTCTTGGAAGCGCGAATCACCAGCCACAGTCCCTCGGATTTTTTGGTGTATATGACCGCCCAAGTTTGCTGTGAGGGGCCAAGCCGGAGCATGATCATGCTCTTATGGTTAGGGTCAATCGCCACCTCGGGCACGGCCTTTTTGATCCCACCAACAATCTGGCCAAGCAGTTCAGGTCGCCAACCTAACAGCCGCCCTGTGATACCCTTTTGGGCGAGATGCCAAATCAAATCGTACTTGATGGTGCGTGCGCTCTCGGTACTGCAGAGAGATTGGTAGTTCCGCATGGCAGGCGCCAGGAAGTCCCAAAAGTTGATTTCATCCAGCGACGCCAATTCGCTCACCCGAAGATCGATCTCGCACCAGACGCCGTGCTGCCTGGTTGCGAGAGAAGGCGGTGGGAGCGGCGGTTCTTCCTGCGGTGGTTCGTAGAGCTTCAGAAATGGCGAGGGAGCCTCCGGAACGGTTCGCCGGACAGGGCGAACACTGGGGGAACTGGTGAGTATTTTGGTGGCACCCCGGCCTGTTCGGATCCGCAGGCGGAGCTGCAAATCGTCCCCCGTGTAAATATGCATGAACCACGGTCCCCGCAATCGTCGAGCGCGGACCTCGATGACATTCTGAGTGGAATAGTCGACCACCAGCGTCGACCGGTGGTTTTCCAGAAATTGTATGAGTCGTTCCAGGATGGCCCGATCCCATCGAATAGGCCTTCCATTCAATGCGGATGACCGAGTGAGATGCCAGGAACGGCCATCTATTTCCCATGGGCTCTTGACGTTGGTCAAGCCGGGTTCGGTTTCCGGTGAATGCAGGGGAAGCAGATGGTCCTTGTACGGATCATACGGCTTGCGTTCTTTGCGGGGACTGTTCTCCAGGACCGACGCCAGCACTTCTCCGGTGTAGGATCGCCACGGCGGCTGCGTCGTTGACGCTCCTGATTTTCCATGGAGGGCTTCCTGTGTTGCCTGGCCCTTTTCGCGCTGCCACCAGCGAGCGTAGGCGACCACATCTTCCGGCGTGCCCGCCACCACAACATATCCTCCTTGTTCACCCGCTTCGGGACCGAGATCGATGATCCAGTCGGCCGACTTGATGACGTCCAGATTGTGCTCGATGACCACCACTGTGTTCCCCAGATCAACCAGCCGCTGGAGGACATCGAGGAGGCGGGAGAGATCGTCAAAGTGCAGGCCGGTGGTAGGCTCGTCCAGGAGGTAGAGCGTTCGTCCGGTGTCCGGTCGCGCCAGTTCCGCCGCCAGTTTGACACGTTGGGCCTCACCCCCGGAGAGCGTGTTGGCCGGTTGACCCAGTTTGAGATACCCTAGCCCCACGTCACAGAGCACCTGGAGAATGCGGCGGATCTCGGGGATGTTTTTGAACAGTTCGAGGGCATCCTCGCAGGGCATGTCAAGGACATCGGAGATTGACTTTCCGTGGTATGTCACGGCGAGGGTTTCCGCGTCGTACCGCCGACCATGGCAGGCGTCGCATTCCACCCAGACGTCCGGCAGGAAATGCATTTCGATTTTGATCTGTCCGGCGCCTTCGCATTTCTCGCACCGGCCGCCGGGCACATTAAAGCTGAACCGCCGTCGGGTGAAACCGCGACGTTTAGCTTCCGGTAATTGGGCAAACAAATCGCGAATCTTGTCGAACACACCGGTATAAGTGGCGGGGGTGGACGTGGGGGTCTGACCGAGCGGCTGCTGATCGACACGGATGACCTTGTTGATCAGTTCCACGCCCTGAAGGCGATCAAATTCTCCAGGGATGGTGTTGGCACGGTGGAGATGCCGCGCAAGAGCGGAATAGAGGACGTCTTCCACCAGCGAGCTTTTACCGCTGCCACTTACACCGGTAATAACGGTGAAGGTCCCCAGGGGAATGGCCACGCTGATGTTCTTGAGATTGTTGTGGCGTGCTCCGTGGACCTCCAACCAGCCGCCGCCCGGTGTGCGAAACGCTCGCCACACGGACTGGCCGGGCACGGATTCCTGAACGAGTGAGCCGGGTTCGCCCGGCCACCAGGACGGCATTCGCCGGTTGCTGGGCGTAAAAATCGCCTTTTTGCCAGAGAGGTACGGGCCGGTGACGGACGCGCGGCTGCGAGCAACCCGCGTCGGTCGCCCCTGAGCGACGATCTCGCCCCCTTTGTCGCCCGCCTCGGGACCAAAATCCAGCAGGTGATCCGCCGCCTGGATGACCTCCCGGTCGTGTTCCACAACCAGGAGCGTATTTCCCAGATCACGCAATTTGCGCAAAGCAGCGAGCAGGCGATGGTTGTCCCGAGGATGGAGACCAATGGTCGGCTCATCCAGCACATAGAGGACGCCGCACAGACCGCTTCCCACCTGCGCGGCAAGACGGATACGCTGCGATTCTCCGCCGGACAACGTGGGGGCCGACCGGGCAAGGGTCAGATAATCGAGCCCCACGTCCACCAGAAACTGCACGCGGCTGGCGATTTCCCGCACGATGTCCCCGGCGATTTCCTGTTCCCGGGGCGTGAGCTGCCACGAGCGGACCTCCTCAAGGAGCCGTCCCAGTGGCAACCGACACCACTCGTCGATGGTACGGTTCCGGAAGCGGACGGCCGCCGCGTCGTCCCGCAGCCGACTGCCACCACAAAGAGTACACTCGGTCTCGGCCACAATGTCCTGAAACGCCGCGCGCAACCGGGGTGAGGTTGCGGTCACTGTTTCCAGCGTGGGATACAGTCCCTTGTATTGGAACCGCAGAAGAATCCGCCGACCCTCGGCCGTGTCGTCGCCGGATGGCGTTTCGTCCAACTTCTCGCCGCGCATTTCGCGTCGGATTCGTTCGTAATCTTCCTGCCACACGTCGAACCATCGCTCACCCGTTCCGTGGAAGATCAGTCGCCGGGCAATGCCGGAGAGCTCTTCCCACGGCACGTCGAGGGGAATGCCTGTCTCCCGGCACAAGGTTTCCACCACCGCCCGGGAAAGCGGTTCGTCGCTGGTCGGCCAGATGGCCAGGGCCTGTTCGCGAAGGGTCGCTTTGGGATTGAGGACAAGCGCGGCAGGATCGGCGCCGACTTCCTTGCCCAGCCCCTCGCACCCAGGACACCATCCCAGGGGACTGTTGAAGGAGAAATGATTGGGCGACAGCGGCTCGAAACTGCGACCGCACTTTTCACAGGCGAAGTGCTGGCTGTGCCGCACCGTTTTCCAGAACTGTTCTGGCGTTCGGTCGTTGGGATAAAGGACGATCATGACGCCGTCGCCCAGCGACAGCGCCATCTCCACGCTCCCGGCGATGCGGTCGCGCTGGTCCGGGCGAATGACAACGCGGTCCACCACCACCTCCACCGCGTGCTGACGGCGGCGGTCAATCCGGGGGGGATCGTCCAAACTGTGGATGATGCCGTCCACGCGAACCCGGGTGAATCCCCCGCGACGCAGCTCATCCCATAACTGATCCACATCGCCGCCATCGCGGAGATCGAGCGGCGCAAGGAGAAAGAGGCGTGTGCCCTCGGGATGGGCCATCACCTTGGCGATGATCTGATCGGCCGCCTGGCTCCCCACAGGAATTCCACACTGGGGGCAGTAGGGCTGACCCAGTCGGGCCATGAGGACGCGGAAGTAATCGTAGATTTCGGTGACCGTGCCCACCGTGGAACGCGGCGTGTTGGCGGCGTGCTTTTGTTCGATGGCAATCGCCGGGGAAAGCCCTTCCACATGATCGACCTTGGGCTTTTGCATCTGGCTGACGAATTGCCGGGCATAGGTGCTGAGGCTTTCCACATAGCGACGCTGCCCCTCCGCATACACCGTATCCATGGCCAGGGAGCTTTTCCCTGAGCCGCTCCGCCCACAGCACACGGTGAGTTGATCCCGTGGGATTTCCACGTTAATACCTTTGAGATTGTGCTGGCGGGCACCGCGGATGGTGATCGCGCGGATGGGCTTGGCTTTGCGGGTACGGGCCTTCAAACTGCGGAAAAATTCCTCGCGTTCCTTGCTCTTCCCGTTCATTGCCGGCAGGGTATGCCCGGCCAGAACGTGACGCAGGAAGCGGCCTGTATGGGACGCCTCCACTTGGGCCACCTCTTCAGGCGTCCCGGTGGCCACAATATATCCACCGGCATCGCCGCCCTCCGGCCCGAGGTCAATAATCCAGTCCGCGGTTTTGATGACTTCCAGATTGTGCTCCACAACAATCACGGTGTTGCCTGCATCCACAAAGCTGTGCAGGACCTTGAGGAGCAGCTCAATATCGGCAAAGTGCAGTCCAGTGGTGGGCTCGTCGAGGATGTAAATCGTCTTGCCAGTGCTGCGTTTGGTCAACTCCCGCGCCAGTTTGATCCGCTGGGCCTCACCGCCGGAAAGCGTGGGTGAGGGCTGGCCGAGCTTCATGTAATCCAGCCCGACGGCCTGAAGCGTCTCCAATTTATGCCGGATGGGTGGGATGTTCTCGAAAAGCTCGAGCGCTTCTCGAACGTCCATCTCCAGGACATCGGCAATGTTTTTGCCTTTGTAGCGGATCTGGAGTGTCTGCCGGTTGAAACGTTTCCCCTCGCAGACGGGACAGGTCACCCAGATGTCAGCCAGAAAATCCATCTCCAGTTTGGTGGCCCCGTTGCCCTCGCAGGATTCGCACCGACCACCCGGCACATTGAAACTGAATCGGCCCGGTTTGTAGCCCCGCAGCCGGGACTCGGGCAAGTCGGCAAATAATTTCCGGATATCGTCAAACACCTTGATGTAGGTGGCGGGATTGGAACGCGGCGTCCGCCCGATCGGCGACTGGTCGATGGCGATCATTTTGTCCAGGTATTCCAATCCCTCGATGCTGTCGAACGCGCCGGGATTGCCTGTTCCGCCGTTCAGTTGGATATTCAGGGCCTCGACCAGAATGTCGCTGACCAGGGAGCTTTTTCCGGACCCAGAGACACCCGTCACACACACGAACAACCCGAGCGGGATTTCCACATCGATATTCTTGAGGTTGTTGTGACGCGCGCCGCGGATAACGAGTTTTTTCTCAGTCGGGGACCTCCGCTGCGTGGGGATCGGGATTGCCCTACGACCAGAAAGGTACTGGCCGGTGAGGCTTTCCGGGACTTTGATGACCTCTTCAAAGTCGCCCATGGCCACCACCCGACCGCCCCGACTGCCAGGTCCCGGCCCGAAGTCCACGATGCAGTCCGCCGCGCGCATCGTGTCCTCGTCATGCTCCACAACCACCACGGTATTGCCCTGATCGCGGAGTCGCGCGAGGGTTGCGAGCAGGCGATCGTTGTCGCGGGGATGCAGCCCGATTGAAGGCTCATCGAGAATGTAGGTTACGCCCACCAGCCCTGAGCCGATTTGCCCCGCCAGGCGAATCCGCTGCATTTCGCCGCCGGAGAGTGTAGGGGCCGAGCGGTCCAGCGTGAGATAATCCAGCCCCACGTTGCCCAGAAACTCCAATCGACTGCGGATCTCCTTGAGCGGTTCCTCGGCGATCTTCTGGCCAATGGCGTCCAGCTCCAATTCCGTAAAGAATAATCGCGCCTCGGAAATAGGAAGCGCGCAGACCTCGGGAAGCGACTTTTCCGGCGCGTCCGCAAAGTGGGGATGGGTGGTCCGGAGTCGGACAGCCCGGCCTAATGGACGCAGGCGCGAGCCCCCACAAGTGAAGCACGGCACCAGGCCGTAGGCCTGTTCCACCTGCCGGCGATGCTCGGCGCTCAGTCCACCGCTTTCGAGAAGAAACTCGGCCACGTCGGCAATTCCGGTCGCCTCCCAGCAGTATGCGGCGAAGTCTGCCAGTAAGTCTCGGTCGTCCCAAAGAGCGTCCACTCCGTACATGAGGACATTCTGGGCAAAGGGCGGAAGCTCCTCCCAGGCCGTCTCCAGGACCGTACCCGGCTCCAACTGGCACCGTGTCTCGAGCCACTCGGCCATGCGCCGAAGGAGAGTCCGAACCGGCGTCGGTGCCGAACGCCATTTACCCAAAAACTCAAAACATCCCTGCTGAATGGATCGCCGTGGATTCGTTAACAGTGCGGCCACATTGAGCTGCCGAATACGCCCCAGCCCCTGGCACTGCGGACACATCCCTTCCGGACTGTTGAAACTGAACAGCTGGGGACTGGGAGGCGGGAAGCCGATTTGGCAATTCGGACAGGTGTAGCGGGAAGAAAAATGGCCGATGATTCGGCCTGCTCGTTCCCGCCGGGATTTATCGTCCTCGCCTTCTTCACCCGAAGCCGATTCGTCTGCGCAGAGAAGGACCTCCCCCTCTGAAAATTTGAGAGCGTTCTCCACAGCTTCGGCGAGCCGGCTTCTCTGGGCGGGGGAGACCGTCAGCCGATCGACGACAAGTTCAATATCGTGGCGCATCTGCCGCCGGAGTCTCAGGTCCTCCTCCAGGCGAACGATCTCG
This is a stretch of genomic DNA from Thermogutta terrifontis. It encodes these proteins:
- the lipA gene encoding lipoyl synthase; this translates as MTSIQLPIVTSESCEEAANLSRRGLPRWLKRHVPKGNGNHFTARLVETLGLVTVCEHAKCPNRMECYARRTATFMIMGEVCTRRCGFCAVKKGKTQPLDPTEPHRVAQAAATLGLKHVVITCVTRDDLPDGGAAHFVRTIEAVRAVTQATIEVLPSDFHGRWESVATVAAARPDVYNHNTETVPRLYATVRGRKANYRWTLEMFRRLKREFPGLCTKSGLMVGLGETYQELLDTFADLVAVGVDILTVGQYLQPTPQNLPVVRYYHPEEFDHLAEMARRIGFKEVYSGPFVRSSYHAGEVFAHVQKAVPAPRNSASVSGVTPQVGGADRSRC
- a CDS encoding S1 RNA-binding domain-containing protein — protein: MSYDPHDPLPHSGDGLGDSRKHDAPGGDQGNQPPSESSTETAATDQATTSGASSGENTASSNRPRILIGSQRDPAAYRPRPGKPVTPARPRPSLPETTRPGRLTGPPAGASAGEKSSPESSPQPAQEQVLAGDAVANADVVRDAAAISEPLQGLGVPSREADVAASGNAKTGTFTPSDQSPGGKLTATEERPARVFSALPDFPEDEAEEERPEKILASEIDQLRQQVRDSAQILTREAVQDLFNRRAGLPPDLEKEFAEALGDVAVEQLITETASKVKVGQLEPESRHVGKVLAVRGENVFVELGLREQGIVPLKLFREPPQVGQSVEVRVVRFVPEEGVYELVLPAAAADVADWADLSEGMLVEARVTGVNQGGLECEVNRIRGFIPISQIDIFRVEKPEEYVGQSFTCVVLEADPQRKNLVLSRRAVLEREREQAQRLLWDSLTPGQIRDGVVRRLTEFGAFVDLGGVDGLLHISQIAWGRIKHPSEVLREGQTIKVRIDKVDRENQRISLGYRDLLYNPWEDADKKYVPQSLWKGRVTRIMDFGAFVELEPGVEGLVHISELSTKRVSRVRDVVKEGDEVDVVVLAFDPQEKKISLSIRAAMKMKEPEPTPQPESAETSTQTAEPAAPPPPPKKQKPPKPLKGGLGSSPGQSLLDLLKK